In Doryrhamphus excisus isolate RoL2022-K1 chromosome 21, RoL_Dexc_1.0, whole genome shotgun sequence, a single genomic region encodes these proteins:
- the LOC131108792 gene encoding uncharacterized protein LOC131108792 yields MEEIIRPANQEKSENAALLTQQGHQQQEPAEVCQASQLSGLKGAPANGGDDTPPKAAPDAPAGESVPEMEKKLKEKEEEVTFLVNALADAEMVTALVNKSWKEAYQQLKKSWEDDSHDLVAAVNAEWQQWWAFREQETADQFQTQRENMQWRMDDMAAQFQMEMEGMQRHSLDIIAYFRITMERLHRRVRRLVREKNRLVAKLQNENCCRVAENGETSHDMNAPQDAGMAFVEVVRGAEEDLNHRPAS; encoded by the exons ATGGAGGAAATAATAAGGCCAGCAAACCAAGAGAAGTCTGAGAATGCGGCGCTATTG ACTCAACAAGGTCACCAGCAACAGGAACCAGCGGAGGTTTGTCAAGCTTCTCAACTAAGCGGCCTTAAAGGGGCCCCGGCTAACGGGGGCGACGACACCCCCCCGAAAGCTGCGCCAGATGCCCCAGCCGGGGAGAGCGTCCCAGAGATggagaaaaagctgaaagaaaaagaggaagaagtGACCTTCCTCGTCAACGCTCTCGCCGACGCCGAGATGGTCACGGCGTTGGTCAACAAGTCGTGGAAGGAAGCGTACCAGCAGCTGAAAAAGTCCTGGGAGGACGACTCCCACGACTTGGTGGCAGCCGTCAACGCCGAGTGGCAGCAGTGGTGGGCCTTCAGGGAGCAGGAGACCGCCGACCAGTTTCAGACCCAGCGGGAGAACATGCAGTGGCGCATGGACGACATGGCCGCCCAGTTCCAAATGGAGATGGAGGGCATGCAGAGGCACAGTTTGGACATCATCGCCTACTTCAGAATTACCATGGAACGTCTCCATCGGCGCGTGCGGCGGCTCGTCCGGGAAAAGAACCGCCTCGTCGCAAAACTGCAGAATGAGAACTGCTGTCGAGTGGCAGAGAACGGCGAGACGTCCCACGACATGAACGCACCACAAGATGCGGGGATGGCTTTTGTTGAGGTGGTCCGAGGAGCGGAGGAGGATCTCAACCATCGTCCCGCATCATAA